From a single Plasmodium coatneyi strain Hackeri chromosome 4, complete sequence genomic region:
- a CDS encoding Tat binding protein 1(TBP-1)-interacting protein — MKNNKSKGGNKKKVQTAKGGGITTHGNSDSPKIALQNGGGKDKQKGEAIEGSHEKVTQQEDRNKPSDGHQTTDNNFEGAKMISASPSSVCAPMQVRPSGKKVEYPKKESNRKKPQKGKTIIKKGAPSSGDINIESEKQSSNNKKRNKPTTGEDSKKGLKKEMHEEEKKTKGETAYEVPPTKEQPTIGKDLAQSSGEKEAAIISPDHQILESESGKKCEDPHVDSENANGVKTNANKKRKISKKGEVDGQNETSSQCEKKDGQAVTSQPDTINEEGKAPPETTTLIEKKSQKTACKSDAANKPKGAKITLSEEETKEKIYKYMKQTNRPYSVINVYDNLHGTISKNVVQKLMDELSTEKKLQCKEYGKAKVYLVNQREFKSLNMQEMEKLKKDIEGMREQTEVAKNNFNHFAKIKKKVTQDLELVENVDKYKKEFHLVEEEIKMYQEANKACKLTADEIDLIKKKHGYLHAMWLKRKNLCVEIIKCVATVTDKDTKGVIFHLGIDVDEDVVPLSLYS, encoded by the coding sequence atgaagaacaacaaaagtaaagggggaaataaaaagaaagtcCAAACGGCAAAGGGCGGGGGTATTACTACCCATGGGAATTCGGACTCCCCAAAAATTGCCCTCCAAAATGGGGGTGGTAAAGACAAGCAGAAAGGGGAAGCCATAGAAGGCTCCCATGAAAAGGTAACTCAACAGGAAGATCGAAACAAACCTTCCGATGGTCATCAAACTACAGATAACAATTTTGAAGGGGCTAAAATGATAAGCGCCAGCCCGTCCTCCGTGTGTGCACCTATGCAGGTTCGCCCCTCAGGGAAAAAGGTGGAATAccccaaaaaggaaagcaataGGAAGAAgccacaaaaagggaaaacgaTCATCAAAAAGGGTGCCCCTTCCTCGGGTGATATAAATATAGAGAGTGAAAAACAAAGCagtaataacaaaaaaaggaataaaccGACCACTGGGGAAGACAGCAAAAAGGGGTTGAAAAAAGAGATgcatgaggaagaaaaaaagacgaaaggGGAGACTGCATACGAAGTACCCCCCACTAAGGAACAACCCACCATAGGGAAAGACTTAGCGCAAAGTagtggagaaaaagaagCCGCAATCATCTCACCAGATCACCAAATATTGGAGAGTGAATCAGGTAAAAAGTGTGAGGACCCCCACGTGGATTCCGAAAATGCCAATGGAGTGAAAACAAatgcaaataaaaagaggaaaataagcaaaaaaggCGAAGTGGACGGGCAAAACGAAACGAGCAGTCagtgcgaaaaaaaggacggaCAAGCAGTCACTTCACAGCCTGACACGATCAATGAAGAAGGTAAGGCCCCCCCCGAGACAACCACCTtgatcgaaaaaaaaagccaaaaaaCTGCCTGCAAAAGCGACGCGGCAAATAAAccaaaaggagcaaaaattACCCTCagcgaagaagaaacaaaagaaaaaatttacaaatatATGAAGCAAACGAATAGACCCTACTCAGTTATTAATGTGTACGACAACCTACACGGCACCATCAGCAAAAACGTTGTCCAAAAATTAATGGACGAATtgagtacagaaaaaaaactccaaTGTAAGGAGTATGGGAAAGCCAAAGTATATCTGGTCAATCAAAGGGAATTTAAAAGCCTAAATATGcaggaaatggaaaaattaaaaaaggacatTGAAGGGATGAGAGAGCAAACCGAAGTAgccaaaaataattttaaccattttgctaaaataaaaaaaaaggtcactCAAGATTTAGAGCTAGTAGAAAATGTGGataaatacaaaaaggaatttcacctagtggaggaagaaataaaaatgtaccaaGAGGCAAACAAAGCATGCAAGCTAACTGCAGACGAAATTGACCTgattaaaaagaaacatgGCTACTTACACGCTATGTGGCTTAAGAGGAAAAACCTCTGCGTGGAAATAATTAAGTGCGTTGCCACTGTAACGGATAAGGACACCAAGGGCGTCATCTTCCACTTGGGCATCGACGTCGACGAGGACGTGGTCCCGCTCAGCTTGTACTCCTAG
- a CDS encoding DNA-directed RNA polymerase subunit beta — protein MKGVIRIKAKKRKGKTEEDNEDNVEVNDEMESKQEDAKGIIKGAKEDPLIYGQKDERGKEEKFKIKINESDDEMSSIAFSGDVNEYKNVGEGTLRGSASQQKNVKKQDNIGEGYSPGLAQRSDQVEAINQRFVQFREDKPNGKTHEGVKIEPMDGIPICSDPPRSIPNRGKNRAEDNFSELVVKSRAHNKKIYEESKDIKNVTEKWKLLPAYLKVKGLVKQHIESYNYFIRHEIKTIMNATTNKILKSDIDEHFYVEFLDIFVGRPLVEENMIETNLTPQICRQRDLTYSAPIYVDVEYVKGSNIIRKNNVEIGRLPVMLRSDICILNNKSEEELMKLGECPYDPGGYFIVKGTERVLLMQEQLSKNRIIVEMDIKHNICATITSTTAESKSRCAIVYKNNKLYLKHNSFIEDIGVCIILRAMGYETDQEIFQMIGSHRNYLNGILLSLYELYSENIRTNLDALLYIGKKIRPRLLAKGFFSSMKEKQVKNEKDIIEEGLDFLSRVLLSHIQQKNKYDFRNKARCICLMIRRVLDSANNKNELDDKDYYGNKRLELAGQLISLLFEDLYKRFYFTLKKQIDQTLSKYMQSNYTSKLKYSGNINETYPDVFRSLPKDIITRGMQAAISTGNWNIKRFKMEKSGVSQVLSRLSFIACIGMMTRLNSQFEKGRKVSGPRALQPSQWGVLCPCDTPEGESCGLVKNLALMTHVTNDNENNEHLIEILYTLGVEDSDSLTGEEMYKEGIFFVIFNGILLGVHKKPRVFMRRIRCLRRYGKIGQFVSIYDNFLHNAIYISTDGGRLCRPLIIVENGKSKLTQEHILSLEKGTINFFDLLKSSVIEWIDVNEQNNLLIALNESDISVNTTHLEIDPLTILGVVAGLIPYPNHNQSPRNTYQCAMGKQAIGAIGYNQFVRCDTLLYLLVYPQKPLVKSKTIEFINFEKLPAGQNAIVAVMSFGGYDIEDAIVMNKSSIDRGFGRCMSLRKHAVELKKYFNGSNDLVLPSPLAISKLQQRQDKQRQEKQLQEKQHAVPKQRQVKEEGDHAENGAVTNVEEPKKFHNKEIKKYHSLDVDGVVSIGYLLKEGQVYINKYSPKNVKDHVKDISKIDLNDLKANEVKYKSVYPSYIDKIIFTENAEGLKIYKIIMRQTRLPELGDKFSSRHGQKGVVGLLVNQEDMPFTESGICPDLIMNPHGFPSRMTVGKLLELVASKSAVLDGELKYGSIFSGTPFEEMASILFKYGFNCSSKELLYSGLTGEPLETYIFMGPIYYQKLKHMVQDKIHARARGPRQLLTRQPTEGRSKEGGLRLGEMERDCLIAYGVSNLLLERLMLSSDVCDVYICEDCGMMGYDTYCTFCQKCDKNALVKMPYACKLLFQELQTMNVFPKIVVKET, from the coding sequence ATGAAGGGGGTCATACGAATTaaggcaaaaaagagaaaaggaaaaacggaGGAGGACAATGAAGACAACGTCGAGGTGAACGACGAGATGGAGAGCAAGCAGGAAGATGCGAAAGGAATAATCAAGGGTGCCAAAGAAGACCCGCTTATTTATGGACAAAAGGACGaaagagggaaggaggaaaagttTAAAATAAAGATCAACGAATCGGACGATGAGATGAGCAGCATCGCCTTTTCAGGTGACGTAAATGagtataaaaatgtaggtgAAGGGACCCTTAGGGGGAGTGCTTCCCAGCagaagaatgtaaaaaagcAGGATAACATCGGTGAGGGGTACTCCCCGGGGTTGGCGCAACGCAGCGACCAGGTCGAAGCGATTAACCAACGGTTCGTCCAATTTAGGGAGGATAAACCAAACGGTAAGACACATGAAGGGGTAAAGATCGAACCAATGGATGGAATCCCCATCTGTTCTGATCCCCCTAGGTCTATCCCCaatagggggaaaaacagagCAGAAGACAACTTCTCCGAACTTGTCGTAAAAAGTAGGGCACATAATAAAAAGATCTATGAAGAATCgaaggatataaaaaatgtgaccGAAAAATGGAAGCTGTTGCCAGCGTACTTAAAGGTGAAGGGATTGGTTAAACAGCACATCGAGTCGTACAACTATTTCATCAGGCATGAGATAAAGACAATAATGAATGCAAcaacaaataaaattttaaaatccGATATAGATGAGCATTTCTATGTGGAGTTTTTAGATATATTTGTAGGGAGACCTTTGgttgaagaaaatatgatAGAAACAAATTTGACTCCACAGATATGTCGACAAAGAGACTTAACCTATTCGGCTCCCATCTATGTAGATGTAGAATACGTAAAAGGTAGCAACATAATTAGAAAGAATAACGTGGAGATAGGGAGATTGCCTGTCATGTTAAGAAGTGACATATGTATTCTAAACAATAAGAGTGAAGAGGAACTGATGAAATTGGGTGAGTGTCCCTACGACCCTGGGGGGTACTTCATCGTTAAAGGGACGGAAAGGGTTCTTCTAATGCAGGAGCAGCTGTCAAAAAATAGAATCATTGTAGAGATGGACATAAAACATAATATCTGTGCAACGATCACATCTACAACAGCAGAGTCTAAGAGTAGATGTGCCATTGtttataagaacaacaaattgTACCTAAAGCATAATTCCTTCATTGAAGATATTGGCGTGTGTATTATCCTTAGAGCCATGGGGTATGAAACCGACCAGGAAATATTTCAAATGATAGGTTCGCACAGGAATTACCTGAACGGGATTCTACTATCCCTGTATGAGCTGTACAGTGAGAATATAAGGACAAATTTAGATGCACTGCTCTACATAGGGAAGAAGATTAGGCCGAGATTGCTAGCCAAGGGGTTCTTCAGTTccatgaaggaaaagcaagtaaaaaatgaaaaggacaTTATCGAAGAAGGGTTGGATTTTCTGAGCAGAGTTCTTCTATCCCACATTCAGCAGAAGAACAAGTACGATTTTAGAAACAAAGCTAGATGCATCTGTCTGATGATTAGACGGGTTCTAGATAGCGCAAATAATAAAAACGAATTAGATGATAAGGACTACTATGGTAATAAGAGGTTGGAGCTAGCTGGGCAGCTAATATCCCTTCTTTTTGAAGATTTATACAAACGTTTTTACTTCACCCTGAAGAAGCAGATAGATCAGACGCTCAGCAAGTATATGCAAAGTAATTATACGTCCAAGTTAAAGTACAGCGGAAATATAAATGAAACCTACCCTGATGTGTTTAGGAGTCTACCAAAGGATATCATTACGAGGGGGATGCAAGCAGCAATTTCGACGGGAAACTGGAACATTAAAAGATttaaaatggagaaaagtgGAGTATCTCAGGTATTGTCCCGTTTATCCTTCATTGCATGTATTGGTATGATGACCAGACTGAATTCGCAATTCGAAAAAGGTAGAAAGGTTAGTGGGCCAAGGGCATTGCAACCATCGCAGTGGGGAGTTCTATGCCCCTGTGATACTCCAGAAGGGGAATCCTGTGGATTAGTGAAAAATTTAGCCCTCATGACACATGTCACAAATGATAACGAAAATAATGAACACCTAATTGAAATATTATACACCCTGGGGGTGGAAGACAGTGACAGTCTAACAGGAGAGGAAATGTACAAggagggaattttttttgtaatttttaatGGGATACTTCTAGGTGTGCATAAGAAGCCACGCGTATTTATGAGACGAATTAGGTGCTTAAGAAGGTATGGCAAAATTGGGCAGTTCGTTTCTATATACGacaattttttgcataaCGCTATTTACATTTCGACTGACGGTGGGAGGTTGTGCAGGCCGCTAATAATtgtggaaaatggaaaatcaAAGCTGACTCAGGAGCATATTTTGTCACTAGAAAAAGGAACCATTAACTTTTTCGATTTACTTAAAAGTTCCGTCATCGAGTGGATAGACGTGAATGAACAGAACAATCTTCTTATCGCGCTGAACGAGTCAGACATTTCTGTAAATACGACTCATCTGGAAATAGACCCCCTGACCATATTGGGGGTGGTAGCTGGACTCATTCCTTATCCGAATCATAATCAGAGTCCCCGTAATACCTACCAATGTGCAATGGGTAAGCAGGCCATTGGAGCCATTGGATATAATCAGTTCGTTCGGTGTGATACTTTACTGTATCTGCTCGTTTACCCCCAGAAACCGCTAGTAAAATCCAAGACGATTGAATTTATTAACTTTGAAAAATTGCCTGCTGGACAGAATGCCATCGTGGCCGTTATGAGTTTCGGCGGGTACGACATTGAGGACGCCATTGTCATGAACAAGTCCTCGATCGATAGGGGCTTCGGAAGGTGCATGTCTCTGAGGAAGCATGCCGTGGAGTTGAAGAAGTACTTTAACGGGTCCAACGATTTGGTGTTGCCCTCCCCCCTGGCGATCAGCAAACTGCAGCAGCGGCAGGACAAACAACGGCAGGAAAAGCAGCTTCAGGAGAAGCAACATGCCGTACCGAAGCAACGccaagtgaaggaagaaggagacCACGCAGAAAACGGCGCAGTCACCAACGTGGAGGAGCCgaaaaaattccacaacaaggaaattaaaaaatatcacTCTTTGGACGTAGACGGAGTAGTCTCCATTGGCTATCTACTAAAAGAAGGACAagtgtacataaataaatattcaCCAAAAAACGTTAAAGATCACGTGAAGGATATCAGCAAAATCGACTTAAACGATTTAAAGGCGAATGAGGTTAAATACAAAAGTGTGTACCCATCTTATATtgacaaaattatttttacagAAAACGCAGAAGggttaaaaatttacaaaattattATGCGCCAAACAAGACTACCCGAATTGGGGGATAAATTTAGCTCAAGGCATGGCCAAAAGGGAGTCGTCGGTTTGCTAGTTAATCAGGAAGATATGCCATTTACTGAATCTGGTATATGCCCTGATTTAATTATGAACCCACATGGATTTCCATCCCGTATGACAGTGGGGAAGTTACTCGAACTTGTTGCCTCCAAATCAGCAGTGCTAGATGGAGAATTAAAATATGGATCCATTTTTAGTGGCACCCCCTTTGAGGAGATGGCatccattttgtttaaatatGGCTTCAACTGTTCTAGTAAAGAATTGCTGTACTCTGGGTTAACGGGGGAACCGCTAGAAACGTATATCTTTATGGGACCCATTTATTATCAGAAGTTAAAGCACATGGTACAGGATAAAATCCATGCCAGGGCTAGAGGACCAAGACAGTTGTTAACTAGACAACCAACTGAAGGGAGGTCCAAAGAAGGAGGATTACGGTTAGGTGAAATGGAAAGAGATTGCCTCATAGCATATGGTGTTAGTAATTTGTTACTTGAACGATTAATGTTAAGTAGTGATGTGTGTGATGTGTACATTTGTGAAGATTGTGGAATGATGGGTTACGACACTTACTGCACCTTCTGTCAGAAGTGTGACAAAAATGCTCTTGTTAAAATGCCCTATGCGTGCAAATTGCTCTTCCAGGAGCTGCAGACAATGAATGTCTTTCCCAAAATTGTGGTGAAAGAGACCTAA